The proteins below are encoded in one region of Clostridium estertheticum:
- a CDS encoding patatin-like phospholipase family protein: MNIYSSIKFADIVFEGGGVKGIGLVGALKAFEQKGYQWKNICGNSAGSIVAALVAVGYSSDEIKKLMMDLDYTKIADKNYSIMPFFSNAYNLILKKGLFKGDYIKNWIDDALSNKLKLRSKKKVTFGDLIIPDEQGILLNNKKYKRKYKLHIIATDISRGKMIILPEDIAEYGINPDEFEVSLAIRMSISIPYFFQPVKLSNINSNRKSLIVDGGVLSNYPVWLFDVNGIPNWPTIGFKLGGNKEIREHKITNILNFTSSIIETMLEAQDDIHISEMNFLRTVKIDTLDIKTTDFNIESKKIIDLYTSGEACARDFLQTFESDFKKHRIMRVNSLNNRTFKRICDNFTSNGIC, encoded by the coding sequence ATGAATATATATAGCAGTATAAAATTCGCTGATATTGTATTTGAGGGTGGTGGTGTAAAGGGTATTGGTCTTGTCGGTGCCTTAAAAGCATTTGAGCAAAAGGGATATCAGTGGAAAAATATTTGTGGGAATTCTGCGGGCTCCATTGTAGCTGCACTAGTTGCAGTTGGCTACTCAAGTGATGAGATAAAAAAATTAATGATGGATCTAGATTATACAAAAATTGCTGATAAAAATTATTCTATTATGCCTTTTTTCTCTAATGCTTACAATTTAATTTTAAAAAAGGGTCTTTTTAAAGGGGATTATATAAAAAACTGGATTGATGATGCTCTTTCAAATAAACTTAAACTACGCAGTAAAAAAAAAGTAACTTTTGGGGACTTGATAATTCCAGATGAACAAGGTATTCTTTTAAATAATAAAAAGTATAAAAGAAAATATAAACTGCACATTATAGCAACGGACATAAGCCGCGGAAAGATGATAATACTACCTGAAGATATTGCTGAATACGGCATAAATCCTGATGAGTTTGAGGTAAGTTTGGCAATTAGAATGAGCATATCTATTCCATACTTTTTTCAACCTGTAAAGTTATCTAATATAAATTCTAATAGAAAATCTCTAATTGTTGATGGTGGTGTTTTAAGCAATTACCCAGTTTGGCTTTTTGATGTAAATGGTATACCAAACTGGCCAACCATTGGTTTTAAACTTGGAGGGAATAAAGAAATACGAGAACATAAAATTACAAATATTTTAAACTTCACTAGCTCAATAATTGAGACTATGCTAGAAGCACAAGATGATATTCATATAAGCGAGATGAATTTTTTACGAACAGTAAAAATCGATACTCTTGATATTAAAACTACAGATTTTAATATAGAAAGTAAAAAAATAATTGACTTGTATACTTCCGGTGAAGCTTGTGCTAGGGATTTTCTCCAAACCTTCGAAAGCGACTTTAAAAAGCATAGAATTATGAGAGTTAATTCTCTTAATAATAGAACTTTTAAACGTATTTGTGATAATTTTACATCAAATGGCATTTGTTAA